A part of Methanomassiliicoccales archaeon genomic DNA contains:
- the pyrH gene encoding UMP kinase, with the protein MDTVVISLGGSILIPGDDDHIFLRKVADLIRDLCEERRIFIVCGGGKIARYYISTARELGRPVDELDELGIGVTRLNARLLQMALGDVAVNCMPTTPEEAVSASVEGKVVVMGGTCPGHTTDAVSAMVAEAAGADRIVNGTSVDAAYTADPKKHPDARRISRMTFKALYELVNKGAHGAGPSDVFDRLGAEIAMRNKIPIYIINGRDIDELRKAVLGQEVKGTYIGD; encoded by the coding sequence ATGGACACTGTCGTCATCTCGTTGGGCGGTTCGATCCTCATTCCAGGCGATGATGATCATATTTTTCTTCGAAAGGTCGCGGACCTGATCAGGGACCTGTGTGAAGAGAGGAGGATCTTCATCGTGTGTGGAGGGGGGAAGATCGCCAGGTATTATATCTCCACTGCAAGAGAGCTGGGCCGTCCGGTCGATGAGCTGGATGAGCTGGGGATAGGTGTCACCAGGCTCAATGCCCGACTTCTCCAGATGGCCCTGGGGGATGTCGCCGTCAATTGCATGCCCACCACGCCAGAAGAGGCTGTGAGCGCATCCGTTGAGGGGAAGGTCGTGGTCATGGGCGGGACCTGCCCAGGGCATACCACCGATGCGGTCTCGGCGATGGTGGCAGAGGCCGCAGGGGCCGACAGGATAGTCAACGGCACCTCTGTGGACGCGGCCTATACCGCAGATCCCAAGAAACACCCTGATGCCAGGCGCATCTCAAGGATGACCTTCAAGGCACTCTATGAATTGGTCAACAAAGGGGCCCATGGCGCGGGCCCATCGGACGTCTTTGACAGGTTAGGTGCGGAGATCGCGATGAGGAACAAGATACCCATCTACATAATAAATGGCAGGGACATTGACGAGCTTAGAAAGGCCGTGCTAGGTCAAGAGGTGAAAGGGACCTACATCGGAGATTGA
- the prf1 gene encoding peptide chain release factor 1, producing the protein MPENVQGEPLTDRQKYDFKRDLEEIRSLKGWGTELISVYVPPTKQISDVAAYLREEFSQASNIKSQGTRKNVQGAIQSILARLKYFKAPPTNGVIFFVGEVVTGNNQTRMVQYTLIPPEPITTFIYRCDSDFYLEPLQDMLLDKKVYGLIVIDRSEATLGILRGKRITVVRNFDSLVPSKHRMGGQSAQRFERLIEIAANEFFKKVADMATEAFLNLPGLQGILIGGPGPTKDYFNESGYLHHELQKKVIDTYDIGYTDEYGLKELVEKAKESLADLDLMREKRLVQRLLEEVRKNEGSLATYGEDEVRHATMIGQVDTLLISEALRKRRIEIKCPSCGFEGKLTVPKTPEIPQCPKCQQPSELVSDVDLVDELFELADSMGTKVELISSESEEGEMLLKAFGGLAAILRFSTS; encoded by the coding sequence ATGCCAGAGAATGTACAGGGCGAGCCGCTAACGGACCGCCAGAAATATGATTTCAAAAGAGATCTGGAAGAGATCCGCTCTCTAAAGGGGTGGGGGACCGAGCTCATATCGGTCTATGTGCCGCCCACCAAGCAGATCTCCGACGTCGCAGCTTATCTCCGCGAGGAGTTCTCACAGGCCTCAAACATCAAATCACAGGGCACCCGAAAGAACGTGCAGGGGGCCATACAGTCTATTCTCGCTCGGTTGAAATACTTCAAGGCCCCCCCGACCAACGGTGTGATCTTCTTCGTCGGGGAGGTCGTCACAGGCAACAATCAGACACGTATGGTCCAGTACACTCTGATACCGCCCGAGCCGATCACAACGTTCATTTACAGGTGTGATTCGGACTTTTACCTCGAGCCTCTTCAGGACATGCTCTTGGACAAAAAGGTCTATGGCCTGATAGTCATCGACCGGTCGGAGGCCACCCTGGGTATACTCAGAGGCAAGAGGATCACGGTCGTCAGGAACTTCGACTCTCTTGTTCCGAGCAAGCATAGGATGGGCGGTCAATCTGCCCAACGTTTCGAAAGGCTCATCGAGATAGCTGCCAATGAGTTCTTCAAAAAGGTTGCGGACATGGCCACAGAGGCGTTCCTTAACCTTCCGGGGCTCCAAGGGATCTTGATAGGAGGCCCTGGTCCTACCAAGGATTACTTTAATGAGTCTGGCTATCTCCATCACGAACTTCAGAAGAAGGTCATCGATACCTATGACATCGGTTACACTGATGAATATGGCCTAAAGGAGCTGGTGGAGAAGGCGAAAGAGTCATTGGCCGACCTGGACCTGATGAGGGAGAAGCGCCTGGTCCAAAGGCTCTTGGAGGAAGTGAGGAAGAACGAAGGAAGCCTGGCAACCTATGGGGAGGACGAGGTGAGACATGCGACCATGATAGGTCAGGTGGACACCCTTCTGATCTCGGAAGCTCTCAGGAAGCGGAGGATCGAGATCAAATGCCCTTCATGCGGATTTGAAGGAAAGTTGACCGTGCCAAAGACACCAGAAATCCCACAGTGCCCAAAGTGCCAGCAGCCTTCAGAACTTGTCTCGGACGTTGACCTTGTCGATGAACTATTTGAACTCGCAGATAGCATGGGCACGAAGGTCGAGCTGATCTCATCCGAGTCAGAGGAGGGAGAGATGCTCTTAAAGGCCTTTGGTGGACTGGCCGCTATATTGAGGTTCTCAACGAGCTGA
- a CDS encoding arginine--tRNA ligase: MQMDPMQSFADEARRLTEEALMRAGTEVMLEIERPPAGVADFAVPCFPLAKRLKRTPVVIAEEMVHAMPRSEKFSKIWAEKGYVNFRVNEPMLAKITIRAVLNEKEGYGTCERKMPKVLLEHTSVNPTGPIHVGRARNPLIGDTLARCLRRAGYDVTTEYYVNDVGKQVVLLSWGLNNVPESEVPPSEREKVDHRLVGYYQKANQMMESDPEVSKQISDMLVRFEAGDASIIEQVGETAELMLQGIRVSLEKVGVRIDQYTWESKFILDGSAKQVVSKLKASPRCHEENGASYLELEELGNQGKSTKFFFTRSDGTTLYTTRDLAYHLDKFKRADICINVLGEDQKLGMTHLVSALKILGEERAPECVFYSFVSLPEGRMSTRKGVVVYLDDLIDEAEDRALEEVRKRRFDISEEKMFEIAKMIGRGAIRYNIIRVQAEKQLVFQWEDALNFEGNSAPFLQYAHARCCSILRKAGTFDRGADTALLTHDSEKKLIRVISLFPSIIKEAGEKRKIHILPAFGHELASAFNQFYGSVPVLRSGELEAARLCLVEATRWTLRNVLDTMGIAAPEEM, from the coding sequence ATACAAATGGACCCGATGCAATCGTTCGCAGATGAGGCGCGCAGGTTGACCGAAGAGGCCTTGATGAGGGCAGGGACAGAGGTTATGCTGGAGATCGAGAGACCGCCCGCTGGGGTGGCCGACTTTGCCGTCCCGTGCTTCCCCCTGGCGAAGAGATTGAAGAGAACACCTGTTGTCATCGCGGAGGAGATGGTCCATGCGATGCCCAGATCTGAAAAGTTCTCTAAGATATGGGCTGAGAAAGGGTATGTCAATTTCAGGGTCAACGAGCCGATGCTGGCCAAGATCACAATCAGAGCGGTCCTTAACGAGAAGGAGGGATATGGCACCTGTGAGAGAAAGATGCCGAAAGTGCTGCTAGAGCATACCTCGGTGAACCCTACTGGCCCGATACATGTGGGAAGGGCGAGAAATCCTCTCATTGGTGATACTCTTGCACGTTGTCTTAGACGGGCGGGCTATGACGTCACGACCGAGTACTATGTCAACGACGTTGGGAAACAGGTCGTCCTGCTCTCATGGGGCCTCAACAATGTGCCTGAATCAGAAGTGCCACCATCGGAAAGGGAAAAGGTTGACCATAGGCTCGTAGGTTATTACCAGAAGGCGAACCAGATGATGGAGTCCGATCCTGAAGTGAGCAAGCAGATATCGGACATGTTGGTCAGGTTCGAAGCAGGGGATGCAAGTATAATAGAGCAGGTCGGCGAGACGGCAGAATTGATGCTCCAGGGGATAAGGGTGAGCCTTGAAAAGGTCGGCGTCAGGATCGACCAGTACACCTGGGAATCCAAGTTCATTCTGGACGGTTCTGCAAAGCAGGTGGTCTCTAAGCTCAAGGCATCCCCTCGGTGTCATGAGGAGAACGGTGCATCCTATCTAGAGCTTGAAGAGCTGGGAAACCAAGGGAAGAGCACGAAGTTCTTCTTCACAAGGAGCGACGGGACGACACTTTACACAACAAGGGACCTCGCCTATCATCTTGACAAGTTCAAAAGGGCGGATATCTGTATAAACGTCCTTGGGGAGGACCAGAAGCTCGGCATGACGCACCTTGTCTCCGCGCTCAAGATACTTGGGGAGGAACGGGCCCCTGAATGCGTCTTCTACTCCTTTGTCTCATTGCCAGAGGGCAGGATGTCGACGAGGAAGGGCGTCGTGGTGTATCTCGACGACCTGATCGACGAGGCCGAGGACAGAGCATTGGAGGAGGTCAGGAAGCGCAGGTTCGACATCTCCGAGGAAAAGATGTTCGAGATAGCCAAGATGATCGGGCGAGGGGCGATAAGATATAACATCATACGCGTCCAGGCTGAGAAACAACTGGTGTTCCAGTGGGAGGACGCGCTCAATTTCGAGGGCAACAGCGCCCCATTCCTCCAATACGCGCACGCACGTTGTTGCAGCATCCTGCGTAAGGCAGGAACGTTCGATAGGGGTGCCGACACTGCTCTCCTCACGCATGATTCGGAGAAAAAGTTAATCCGTGTCATATCTCTATTCCCCAGCATCATCAAGGAGGCGGGGGAGAAGAGGAAGATCCATATTCTCCCGGCGTTCGGCCACGAGCTGGCGTCGGCCTTCAACCAGTTCTATGGCTCCGTGCCCGTGCTCAGGTCAGGAGAGCTAGAGGCCGCGAGGCTTTGTCTGGTCGAGGCGACGAGATGGACGCTCCGCAACGTCCTTGACACGATGGGCATCGCAGCCCCGGAGGAGATGTGA
- a CDS encoding GNAT family N-acetyltransferase: MVEIRALKEGDRGHLRALELFCIREYLEASLNKDWDNIPQDLMDQLGASSKGSFDHYLKNGLCYVAVEEGQIIGFVFSQMLDYVNNVQKVLWIESIAVHPDHRRKGVGYKLLKKVSMEAKKKGAKAVQSIIMPDLVSSVMLHKKLGFFMDGRKVAFLDLESVQ, encoded by the coding sequence ATGGTTGAGATAAGGGCATTGAAGGAAGGCGACCGTGGACACCTGAGGGCCTTGGAACTGTTCTGCATTAGGGAATACCTCGAGGCCTCGTTGAACAAGGATTGGGACAACATACCGCAGGACCTGATGGACCAGCTAGGTGCCTCTTCAAAGGGCTCGTTCGACCATTATCTCAAGAACGGGTTATGCTATGTGGCGGTCGAGGAAGGTCAGATAATCGGTTTTGTCTTCTCTCAGATGCTCGATTATGTCAACAACGTTCAGAAGGTCCTTTGGATAGAGAGCATAGCTGTCCATCCAGACCACAGGAGGAAGGGGGTAGGATACAAGCTCCTGAAGAAGGTCTCTATGGAGGCGAAGAAGAAAGGAGCGAAGGCGGTACAGAGCATAATCATGCCCGACCTCGTCTCTTCGGTCATGCTGCACAAGAAGCTCGGGTTCTTCATGGACGGACGCAAGGTCGCCTTCCTTGACCTGGAGTCCGTGCAGTGA
- a CDS encoding lipoate--protein ligase family protein has product MSILRVIDTDLADPAYTVALDSAMLLARGVGEVPDTLHLYRRSRPTISVGYFQDVSSTVDVKIASEMGISIIRRASGGSSIYTDPGQVIFSVILPTNEVPENPLGSYQLFCRCVVQALQALGIGAEWKSLNDIVVKGRKISGSAQARKHGAVLHHGTLLVDTDLDLMMRVLRPREGRPVRSADEMTTVVQELRRDVPVDAVKQALVEGFASGLGKRPIRGCLTPFEKEEVKRSIGGAYCIP; this is encoded by the coding sequence ATGTCCATCCTGCGGGTCATAGACACGGACCTGGCCGACCCGGCGTACACCGTCGCCTTGGACAGCGCGATGCTGTTGGCAAGGGGCGTCGGCGAAGTGCCTGACACCTTGCATCTTTACCGAAGGTCAAGGCCGACGATATCCGTCGGCTACTTTCAGGATGTCTCATCGACAGTAGATGTAAAGATCGCGTCGGAGATGGGCATATCCATCATCAGAAGAGCCAGTGGTGGGAGTTCCATCTATACCGACCCAGGGCAGGTGATCTTCTCGGTCATACTTCCCACCAATGAGGTACCTGAGAACCCTCTTGGTTCCTATCAGTTGTTCTGTCGCTGCGTCGTCCAGGCCCTTCAGGCCCTGGGCATAGGTGCGGAGTGGAAGAGCCTGAATGATATTGTCGTCAAAGGTAGAAAGATCTCAGGGAGCGCGCAGGCGCGCAAGCATGGGGCGGTGCTCCATCACGGTACCTTGTTGGTCGATACCGACCTTGATCTGATGATGAGGGTGTTAAGGCCAAGGGAAGGACGTCCAGTTAGAAGCGCCGACGAAATGACCACGGTCGTGCAAGAGCTTAGAAGGGATGTGCCTGTCGACGCCGTCAAGCAGGCATTGGTCGAAGGGTTTGCCTCTGGGCTAGGGAAAAGACCGATAAGAGGGTGTCTGACCCCGTTCGAGAAAGAAGAGGTGAAAAGGTCCATCGGGGGGGCTTATTGCATCCCCTGA
- a CDS encoding formate--phosphoribosylaminoimidazolecarboxamide ligase family protein, with translation MIDRDVILEHLKKYDLQKAKIGVLASHSALDVCDGAIEEGFMTVALCQEGRDRTYSHYFRAMRDPDGRVRRGLVDEPIMMKKFKEATSPEIRKMLLANNVLFVPNRSFTSYCGIDAVENDFDVPIVGSRNLLRSEDRGGEKDYYWLLEQAGLPAPKKVERPEDIDKLTIIKLHHAKKKLERGFFTASSFEEYVRKSSKLIADGVIEESSLQHARMEEYVIGPVFNLDFFYSPLEERGSRIELLGIDWRFETSLDGFVRLPAAQQLELNESQRIPEYTVCGHNSATMRESLLENAFELAEKYVRAAERHFKPGIIGPFCLQTCVDKDLNFFIYDVAPRIGGGTNVHMNLGHAYGNSLWRRSMSTGRRLAMEVRRAILEERVDEIVT, from the coding sequence ATGATCGACCGCGACGTCATCCTCGAACATCTGAAGAAATACGACCTGCAGAAAGCAAAGATAGGAGTGCTGGCATCGCATTCTGCACTAGATGTATGTGATGGTGCCATCGAGGAGGGGTTCATGACGGTCGCCCTATGCCAGGAGGGGCGCGACAGGACCTATTCACATTACTTCAGGGCGATGAGGGACCCGGACGGACGTGTCAGGAGGGGGTTGGTCGATGAGCCGATCATGATGAAGAAGTTCAAGGAGGCGACGTCCCCTGAGATAAGGAAGATGTTGCTCGCGAATAATGTGCTTTTCGTACCGAACAGGTCATTCACATCATATTGTGGGATAGATGCCGTCGAGAATGATTTCGACGTTCCTATCGTAGGGAGCAGGAACCTGCTCAGGAGCGAGGACCGTGGTGGTGAGAAGGATTATTATTGGCTCCTTGAGCAGGCAGGGCTCCCTGCCCCTAAGAAGGTCGAGAGGCCTGAGGACATCGACAAGCTCACGATCATCAAACTGCACCATGCGAAAAAGAAACTGGAGAGGGGCTTCTTCACGGCATCCTCGTTCGAAGAATATGTGAGGAAATCATCCAAGCTCATTGCCGATGGTGTCATAGAGGAGAGTTCATTGCAGCATGCCAGGATGGAGGAGTATGTCATAGGGCCGGTCTTCAACCTGGATTTCTTCTACTCCCCTCTTGAAGAGAGGGGCTCGAGGATCGAGCTGCTGGGGATAGATTGGCGTTTTGAGACCTCTCTCGACGGTTTCGTGAGGCTCCCGGCGGCACAACAGCTGGAGCTCAACGAGAGCCAGCGCATCCCGGAGTACACGGTCTGTGGTCACAACTCTGCGACGATGAGGGAGTCGTTGCTGGAGAACGCGTTCGAGCTCGCTGAGAAGTATGTTAGGGCGGCGGAAAGACATTTCAAGCCAGGTATAATCGGTCCTTTCTGTCTGCAGACCTGTGTGGACAAGGACCTTAACTTCTTCATATACGATGTGGCACCCCGGATCGGCGGTGGGACGAACGTGCATATGAACTTGGGTCATGCCTATGGAAATTCGCTCTGGAGGCGCAGCATGAGCACCGGCCGGAGGCTTGCCATGGAGGTACGTCGGGCGATACTTGAGGAGAGGGTCGACGAGATAGTCACCTGA
- a CDS encoding magnesium transporter, producing the protein MIKDGRFRTFISRNRGTFYLGFFALMISSIGDLFAGATLGFMTDTLELLPGLMVLIPPAIGMRGNIFGALGSRLGTSMHVGTFEMSFRKGGTIRNNMESSLALTLVMSVLMGVMAKLVSELFGFSSIPLEQFIFISVFGGVLAGLMLLAITIFIARLGYYRGWDIDNVSAPIITAAGDVLTLPMLFVAALFVLWGSDISYWTVEIFAVISLLVASVVAIANYRRKAGEARRIFVHSMPALIICTIMDIGAGLTIEHQLESIVLVPAIFVMIPPFLEDANSLGGILTSRLSSMLHMGTLEPRRFPGTEALENFAIIYIFALYVFTLVGVSTYVVAWLIGLSPPPLTELVALSLLAGLITVSILNLISYYVATVAFRFSLDPDDHSIPFTSSSIDFIGAAALMGCILLLGIA; encoded by the coding sequence ATGATAAAGGACGGGAGGTTCAGAACATTCATTTCCCGAAATAGGGGAACGTTCTACCTTGGGTTCTTCGCCCTGATGATATCGTCAATAGGGGACCTGTTCGCTGGTGCCACCTTGGGATTTATGACGGACACCCTTGAGCTGCTGCCAGGGCTTATGGTCTTGATCCCGCCAGCGATCGGCATGCGTGGGAATATCTTCGGTGCATTGGGGAGCAGGTTAGGGACCTCCATGCATGTTGGTACATTCGAGATGTCGTTCAGGAAAGGGGGGACCATAAGGAACAACATGGAATCTTCGCTTGCACTGACGCTCGTCATGTCGGTCCTGATGGGGGTCATGGCCAAGTTGGTCTCAGAGCTCTTCGGGTTCTCAAGCATCCCATTGGAACAGTTCATTTTCATATCGGTATTCGGGGGGGTCCTGGCCGGCCTGATGCTACTGGCAATAACCATCTTCATTGCCAGATTAGGTTATTACCGAGGTTGGGACATAGATAACGTATCGGCCCCGATCATCACCGCGGCCGGGGACGTGCTTACCCTACCCATGCTGTTCGTTGCGGCCCTCTTTGTCCTTTGGGGGAGCGATATCTCATATTGGACGGTTGAGATCTTCGCGGTCATATCACTGCTGGTGGCATCGGTCGTTGCGATCGCAAATTACAGGAGGAAGGCTGGCGAGGCCAGGCGTATCTTCGTGCACTCTATGCCCGCTCTCATAATATGCACAATCATGGACATCGGGGCCGGACTGACCATAGAGCATCAACTCGAATCGATAGTCCTTGTGCCAGCAATATTTGTCATGATACCGCCGTTCCTGGAGGATGCAAATTCCCTTGGGGGCATACTGACCTCTAGGCTGAGCTCCATGCTGCATATGGGTACGCTGGAGCCTAGGAGATTCCCAGGCACCGAGGCCTTAGAGAACTTTGCCATCATCTACATATTTGCGCTCTATGTTTTCACCTTGGTCGGTGTAAGCACATATGTGGTCGCATGGTTGATCGGGCTCTCGCCACCTCCCTTGACAGAGCTTGTCGCGCTCAGCCTGTTGGCAGGCCTGATCACAGTTTCAATCCTGAACCTGATATCTTATTATGTGGCCACGGTTGCGTTCAGGTTCTCGCTGGACCCTGATGACCACAGCATCCCCTTTACCTCGTCATCGATCGACTTCATAGGTGCGGCGGCCCTGATGGGATGCATACTGCTCCTGGGGATCGCCTGA
- a CDS encoding potassium transporter TrkA: protein MARKSVREILTDMKDISELMVDLSYAAIMFDSREISEEVRNLQRQMERLNHEIRTKAMLSARTYADAEKLSGLLQVASAAENMSYAAVNIVNLAQCQTDKKPFLRFVLKEAEEKIGRLVVSESSDMVNRTLADMSVESETGMRIIAIKRGRRWIYDPEGNVSLKAGDTLIVRGTEDGYEMLRKHVMGEQKWPEQAPKERES, encoded by the coding sequence ATGGCCAGGAAGTCCGTGAGAGAGATACTTACTGACATGAAGGACATCTCTGAGCTCATGGTCGACCTATCCTATGCGGCGATCATGTTCGACAGTCGAGAGATATCAGAGGAGGTACGGAACCTTCAACGGCAGATGGAGCGCCTCAACCATGAGATAAGGACGAAGGCCATGCTCTCGGCCAGGACCTATGCTGATGCAGAAAAGCTATCTGGTCTTCTTCAGGTCGCGTCAGCCGCAGAGAACATGTCCTATGCGGCGGTCAACATCGTGAACCTGGCACAGTGCCAGACAGACAAGAAACCATTCCTCAGGTTCGTCCTCAAGGAGGCAGAGGAGAAGATCGGCAGGCTTGTGGTGTCTGAAAGCTCAGACATGGTCAACAGGACGTTGGCCGACATGAGCGTGGAGTCGGAGACCGGAATGCGCATCATCGCCATAAAGCGAGGAAGACGATGGATCTACGACCCAGAAGGGAACGTCTCCTTGAAGGCAGGGGACACCTTGATAGTCAGGGGGACCGAGGATGGCTATGAGATGCTCCGCAAGCATGTCATGGGCGAGCAGAAGTGGCCAGAGCAGGCGCCTAAGGAGAGGGAGAGCTGA
- a CDS encoding PhoU family transcriptional regulator: MLLELKDTSELMIDLAYSSLLYNNREIAEEVQIMEEWLDELANKIQMQAISGVMKDGDVDKAFIMVKMAASVEEISDAAMQIADVVLKGVEPHPVISLSIREAETIVTTAQVSENSDLANKTLGQVKLASISGMWVVAIKRDRRYIYGPDENTEILPGDLLFARGPYDSEEWFRDLASGKERL; encoded by the coding sequence ATGTTGTTGGAGCTCAAGGACACGTCGGAGCTCATGATAGACCTTGCCTATTCATCGCTCTTGTACAACAACAGGGAGATCGCCGAAGAGGTCCAGATAATGGAGGAATGGCTTGATGAGCTGGCGAACAAGATCCAGATGCAGGCCATATCCGGGGTCATGAAGGACGGGGATGTGGACAAGGCGTTCATTATGGTCAAGATGGCCGCGTCCGTGGAGGAGATATCTGACGCGGCGATGCAGATCGCGGATGTCGTCCTCAAAGGGGTAGAACCTCATCCAGTGATATCCCTTAGCATCAGGGAGGCAGAGACCATAGTCACAACGGCCCAGGTCTCGGAAAATTCAGACCTGGCCAATAAGACGCTCGGGCAGGTCAAGCTTGCCAGCATCTCGGGGATGTGGGTCGTTGCGATCAAAAGGGACCGCAGATATATTTACGGGCCTGATGAGAACACGGAGATACTGCCGGGGGACCTGTTGTTCGCGCGAGGCCCTTATGACTCGGAGGAATGGTTCAGGGACCTGGCGTCAGGAAAAGAGAGATTGTAG
- a CDS encoding adenylate kinase, translating into MDLKIVLLGPPGCGKGTQAERLVAEMGFVKISTGDLLREAVRLGTPLGLEAKGYMDAGKLVPDALVIGLMKEKLASTKGPVLLDGFPRSLEQARQLDALTKVDLAIDIEVNEENLVKRITLRRSCKGCGAVYHLEFNPPKQAGKCDKCGGELYQRSDDTEQTVRERLKTYKEKTLPLTKYYKDKGVLRTVNGEGEIPEVFERIVKVLRTK; encoded by the coding sequence ATGGACCTTAAGATCGTTCTTCTTGGACCTCCAGGCTGTGGCAAGGGGACCCAGGCCGAGAGGCTAGTCGCGGAGATGGGATTCGTCAAGATCTCAACGGGTGACCTCCTCAGGGAGGCCGTCCGCCTTGGGACCCCTCTTGGGCTGGAGGCGAAGGGATACATGGACGCCGGAAAGCTTGTACCTGATGCCCTCGTGATAGGGCTCATGAAAGAAAAGCTCGCTTCGACGAAAGGACCGGTGCTCCTTGATGGGTTCCCTCGCTCGCTGGAGCAGGCCAGGCAGCTGGATGCCCTCACAAAGGTCGACCTGGCGATCGACATCGAGGTCAATGAGGAGAACCTTGTGAAGAGGATCACCTTAAGACGCTCCTGCAAGGGATGCGGGGCCGTCTATCATCTGGAGTTCAATCCGCCGAAGCAGGCAGGCAAGTGCGACAAGTGCGGAGGCGAGCTCTACCAAAGGAGCGATGACACGGAACAGACTGTAAGAGAAAGGTTGAAGACCTATAAGGAGAAGACGTTGCCATTGACGAAATATTATAAGGACAAAGGGGTCCTGAGGACGGTCAATGGTGAGGGGGAGATACCCGAGGTCTTTGAAAGGATCGTCAAGGTCCTCAGGACAAAATGA
- a CDS encoding FAD-binding protein — protein sequence MTSHAQEGEHLRPEILRELRDIVGEDNVSTRVADLYTYGFDASIHHRSPDVVIRPRTTEEVSRVVKIAKNERLPIVARGGGTGLCGSAVPLRGGIVLDMTRMNTIKEVRVEDLYCVVEAGVVYDRLNETLSPHKFFFPTSPGSGEACTIGGMVATNASGMRAVKYGATRDYVLGLEVVLADGSVIRTGTRTIKNSSGYQLERLFVGSEGTLGIITEVTLRIAPKPRSVAMVMAGFRTLEDAGRCVSKIIATPLLPSATELMDRTCIEAVNKTMNAGLPDCDALCMIEVDGEPEIVEKEAERVLSVVNEIGAVSVELTHDPKVMARWTNARKSVMASLSRFGDKLVSVSLADDMAVPISKIPDAVVAFQGIAERNKVVIGTYGHAADGNLHTKMLLDPESELSWRNGENAVREIFTKVIELGGTVTGEHGIGISKAPFLKQERPTALATMKALKKALDPDGILNPGKMFEWEGGIIRMLRYPCNDIS from the coding sequence ATGACCTCTCATGCACAGGAAGGTGAGCATCTGCGCCCTGAGATTCTGAGAGAGCTTCGGGACATCGTCGGCGAGGATAACGTGTCAACGAGAGTGGCCGACCTTTACACCTATGGATTTGACGCGTCGATACATCACAGGAGCCCTGATGTGGTCATCAGGCCACGGACCACGGAGGAGGTAAGCAGGGTGGTGAAGATCGCGAAGAACGAAAGACTCCCGATAGTGGCAAGGGGCGGGGGAACAGGGCTTTGCGGGAGCGCGGTCCCGCTAAGGGGCGGCATAGTGCTCGACATGACAAGGATGAACACGATAAAGGAGGTGCGGGTGGAGGACCTGTATTGCGTGGTCGAGGCAGGCGTGGTCTACGACCGCTTGAACGAAACGCTCTCCCCTCACAAATTCTTCTTTCCAACCTCTCCAGGGAGCGGTGAGGCCTGCACCATCGGAGGCATGGTCGCGACCAACGCCTCAGGGATGAGGGCCGTCAAGTATGGAGCGACAAGGGATTACGTCCTTGGGCTCGAGGTCGTGCTGGCGGATGGAAGCGTGATAAGGACCGGTACAAGGACGATAAAGAACTCATCAGGATATCAGCTGGAGAGGTTATTCGTTGGGAGCGAAGGGACCCTCGGGATCATCACCGAGGTCACATTGAGGATCGCACCAAAGCCCAGGTCGGTCGCCATGGTCATGGCTGGATTCAGGACATTGGAGGATGCTGGACGCTGCGTCTCCAAGATTATCGCCACACCGCTGCTCCCCTCGGCCACGGAACTCATGGACAGGACATGCATAGAGGCGGTGAACAAGACGATGAACGCCGGTCTTCCGGACTGCGATGCCTTGTGCATGATAGAGGTCGACGGGGAACCGGAGATAGTTGAGAAAGAGGCAGAAAGGGTGCTCAGCGTTGTGAATGAGATCGGGGCGGTCAGCGTGGAGCTCACACACGACCCAAAGGTGATGGCCAGATGGACCAATGCCCGAAAGTCCGTGATGGCGTCCCTGAGCAGGTTCGGCGATAAACTGGTCTCCGTCTCCCTAGCAGATGACATGGCCGTCCCCATATCTAAGATACCTGATGCGGTGGTGGCCTTCCAGGGGATAGCTGAGAGGAACAAAGTCGTCATCGGGACCTATGGTCATGCGGCCGATGGGAACCTTCATACCAAGATGTTGCTCGACCCCGAGTCCGAACTGTCCTGGAGGAACGGAGAGAATGCCGTCAGAGAGATCTTCACAAAGGTGATCGAGCTCGGTGGGACGGTCACGGGGGAGCATGGGATAGGGATATCAAAGGCGCCGTTCCTCAAACAGGAAAGACCGACCGCCCTTGCCACTATGAAAGCCCTGAAGAAGGCCTTAGACCCCGACGGCATACTCAACCCTGGGAAAATGTTCGAATGGGAAGGGGGCATCATCAGGATGCTGCGATACCCATGCAATGACATCAGCTGA